From the Solanum pennellii chromosome 4, SPENNV200 genome, one window contains:
- the LOC107018254 gene encoding mitogen-activated protein kinase kinase kinase 3-like isoform X2: MASWFEQTPPRNYKKNRVNKPKSFDESIFIPKNSPTSFATNYGYYSYTYTKEKKLHPVFPLPLPLDSPNFSTRSSCGSSPTSSQLNDDEEQGISPLFSPLRNKCNDWSRTSNEGSKSNSPCTSPTTYPVEWDKKLDFPNGKQEKCNHPRHPLPLPLPPNSSINNRTRQWKKGKLLAKGTFGNVYAGFNSDNGQMCAIKEVRIIFNDTTSKERLKQLNQEITLLSQISHPNIVQYYGSELRGDKLSLYLEYVPGGSILKLLQEYGPFEEQIIKSYTRKILSGLVFLHERNIAHRDIKGANILVNAKGEIKLADFGMAKHINSCCLMDSFKGSPYWMAPEVVKDAGGSSVAVDIWSLGCTIVEMATAKPPYEGATAALFKQADGKDSPEIPRNLSDDAKSFLKLCLQRNPSHRLTAVQLLHHPFLQA, from the exons ATGGCTTCTTGGTTTGAACAAACTCCTCCAAGAAATTACAAGAAGAATAGAGTAAATAAGCCAAAAAGTTTTGATGAATCAATCTTTATACCAAAAAATTCACCAACTTCTTTTGCAACTAATTATGGTTACTATTCCTACACATACACAAAAGAGAAGAAACTTCATCCTGTTTTTCCTTTGCCTTTGCCATTAGATTCACCTAATTTCTCTACAAGATCAAGTTGTGGATCATCCCCTACCTCATCTCAGTTAAATGATGATGAAGAACAAGGGATTAGTCCACTATTTAGTCCACTCAG AAACAAATGCAATGACTGGTCAAGAACATCAAATGAGGGTTCAAAATCTAACTCTCCTTGCACTTCACCAACAACATATCCAGTAGAATGGGATAAGAAATTGGATTTTCCTAATGGGAAACAAGAAAAGTGTAATCATCCGCGCcatcctcttcctcttcctcttccacCAAATTCTTCTATTAATAATAGAACAAGGCAATggaagaaagggaaattgttagCAAAAGGGACATTTGGAAATGTTTATGCTGGATTTAATAG TGATAATGGACAAATGTGTGCTATAAAGGAAGTAAGAATCATCTTTAATGACACAACATCGAAAGAACGTCTCAAGCAGCTAAACCAG GAGATCACATTGCTCAGTCAAATCTCACATCCAAACATTGTGCAGTACTATGGAAGTGAATTG AGAGGAGATAAATTGTCACTCTACTTAGAGTATGTTCCAGGAGGTTCAATTCTCAAACTACTTCAAGAATATGGTCCTTTTGAAGAACAAATTATCAAAAGTTACACTCGAAAAATTCTCTCCGGATTAGTCTTCTTGCATGAGAGAAACATAGCACACAG GGATATTAAAGGAGCAAATATACTAGTAAATGCTAAGGGTGAAATCAAGCTTGCAGACTTTGGAATGGCTAAACAT ATAAACTCATGTTGTTTGATGGATTCTTTCAAAGGAAGTCCATATTGGATGGCTCCAGAG GTAGTAAAAGATGCAGGAGGTTCCAGTGTTGCTGTAGATATTTGGAGCCTAGGTTGTACTATTGTTGAGATGGCAACAGCTAAACCACCATATGAAGGA GCAACTGCTGCATTATTCAAACAGGCAGATGGGAAAGACAGTCCTGAAATTCCCAGGAACCTCTCAGATGATGCAAAGAGTTTTTTGAAACTTTGCCTGCAGAGGAATCCAAGTCACCGTTTGACAGCTGTTCAGCTGCTACATCATCCATTTCTTCAGGCTTAG
- the LOC107018254 gene encoding mitogen-activated protein kinase kinase kinase 3-like isoform X1 yields MASWFEQTPPRNYKKNRVNKPKSFDESIFIPKNSPTSFATNYGYYSYTYTKEKKLHPVFPLPLPLDSPNFSTRSSCGSSPTSSQLNDDEEQGISPLFSPLRNKCNDWSRTSNEGSKSNSPCTSPTTYPVEWDKKLDFPNGKQEKCNHPRHPLPLPLPPNSSINNRTRQWKKGKLLAKGTFGNVYAGFNSDNGQMCAIKEVRIIFNDTTSKERLKQLNQEITLLSQISHPNIVQYYGSELRGDKLSLYLEYVPGGSILKLLQEYGPFEEQIIKSYTRKILSGLVFLHERNIAHRDIKGANILVNAKGEIKLADFGMAKHINSCCLMDSFKGSPYWMAPEQVVKDAGGSSVAVDIWSLGCTIVEMATAKPPYEGATAALFKQADGKDSPEIPRNLSDDAKSFLKLCLQRNPSHRLTAVQLLHHPFLQA; encoded by the exons ATGGCTTCTTGGTTTGAACAAACTCCTCCAAGAAATTACAAGAAGAATAGAGTAAATAAGCCAAAAAGTTTTGATGAATCAATCTTTATACCAAAAAATTCACCAACTTCTTTTGCAACTAATTATGGTTACTATTCCTACACATACACAAAAGAGAAGAAACTTCATCCTGTTTTTCCTTTGCCTTTGCCATTAGATTCACCTAATTTCTCTACAAGATCAAGTTGTGGATCATCCCCTACCTCATCTCAGTTAAATGATGATGAAGAACAAGGGATTAGTCCACTATTTAGTCCACTCAG AAACAAATGCAATGACTGGTCAAGAACATCAAATGAGGGTTCAAAATCTAACTCTCCTTGCACTTCACCAACAACATATCCAGTAGAATGGGATAAGAAATTGGATTTTCCTAATGGGAAACAAGAAAAGTGTAATCATCCGCGCcatcctcttcctcttcctcttccacCAAATTCTTCTATTAATAATAGAACAAGGCAATggaagaaagggaaattgttagCAAAAGGGACATTTGGAAATGTTTATGCTGGATTTAATAG TGATAATGGACAAATGTGTGCTATAAAGGAAGTAAGAATCATCTTTAATGACACAACATCGAAAGAACGTCTCAAGCAGCTAAACCAG GAGATCACATTGCTCAGTCAAATCTCACATCCAAACATTGTGCAGTACTATGGAAGTGAATTG AGAGGAGATAAATTGTCACTCTACTTAGAGTATGTTCCAGGAGGTTCAATTCTCAAACTACTTCAAGAATATGGTCCTTTTGAAGAACAAATTATCAAAAGTTACACTCGAAAAATTCTCTCCGGATTAGTCTTCTTGCATGAGAGAAACATAGCACACAG GGATATTAAAGGAGCAAATATACTAGTAAATGCTAAGGGTGAAATCAAGCTTGCAGACTTTGGAATGGCTAAACAT ATAAACTCATGTTGTTTGATGGATTCTTTCAAAGGAAGTCCATATTGGATGGCTCCAGAG CAGGTAGTAAAAGATGCAGGAGGTTCCAGTGTTGCTGTAGATATTTGGAGCCTAGGTTGTACTATTGTTGAGATGGCAACAGCTAAACCACCATATGAAGGA GCAACTGCTGCATTATTCAAACAGGCAGATGGGAAAGACAGTCCTGAAATTCCCAGGAACCTCTCAGATGATGCAAAGAGTTTTTTGAAACTTTGCCTGCAGAGGAATCCAAGTCACCGTTTGACAGCTGTTCAGCTGCTACATCATCCATTTCTTCAGGCTTAG